CGAAGAACGTCGCCGCGATCACGCCGCGCAGCGCGACGACGGCGGGCAGGCCCCGGCGCAGCAGCAGGGTGCCGGCCGGCAGCAGGGGTCGTACGGCGAGCAGCACGACGACCACCGCCCCGGCGGCGACGACCGAGCCGAGGGCCGCCGAGGCCCGGCCCGCCAGGTCGAGGACCACCACCGCGCCCGCGACGACGACGGCGAGGACCAGCCGGCCGCCGGTGGCGACCGGCGTCGGCGAGGGGTCGTCGACCATCGTGCGCAGCGCCGGCACCAGGGTGACCGCGGAGAGCAGCGCGAGGCCGACCACCCCGAGGAAGACCCAGCGCCAGCCGACGGTGTCGTTGACCACCCCGGCCAGCGTCGGGCCGACCATCGAGGGGATCACCCAGGCCGCCGCGAAGGCACCGAAGATCCGCGGGTGGTCGACCGGCGCGAAGATCCGCGCGACGGCGACGTACACCGCGACGATGGCCGCGCCCGAGCCGAGCCCCTGCAGGAACCGCGCGGCCACGAAGAGCTCGATGTTCGGCGCCAGCCCGGCCAGCAGCAGCCCGAGCACGAAGACCAGCGTGGAGACCACCAGGGGCCGCCGCGGCCCGGTGCGGTCGGCCCACAGCCCGCCCGCGACCATGCCCACCACGCTCGCGGCCAGGGTCGCCGAGAACGCTGCTGAGAACCACGCCCGACCGTCCAGGTCCGCGCTGACCGACGGCATGATCGTGGTGACCGCGAGGGCCTCGAAGGCGGCCAGGAAGATCAGCCCGACCATGCCGATGGTCGCCGAGCGGTACGGCGCCGCGAGCAGCGGCGTGGTCGCCGGCTCCTCGGTCGCGGTCACCTCGCCACGGTAGGACGTGGACCGCGGTGGAGCTCAAGCCAGGTGGTGCACCTCCTGCTTGCCGTACACCGGCGTCGCGATCCCCTCGTGCCGCGCCTTGAGCTGGAGCGCGAGGTAGAGCGAGTAGTGCCGCGACTGGTGCAGGTTGCCGCCGTGGAACCACAGGCTCTCGACCTGGGTCGGCTTCCACATGTTGCGCTGCTCGCCCTCCCACGGTCCGGGGTCCTTGGTGGTGTCCGAGCCGAGCCCCCACACCTTGCCGACCCGGTCGGCGACCTCCTGCGAGATCAGGTCGGCGGCCCAGCCGTTCATCGAGCCGTAGCCGGTCGCGTAGACGACCAGGTCCGCGGGCAGCTCGGTGCCGTCGTCGAGCACCACCGAGTCCTCGGTCAGGTGGGTGACCTGGCCGTGCACCAGCTTCACGTCGCCGTTGGCCACCAGGTCGGCGGCACCCACGTCGATGTAGTAGCCGGAGCCGCGGCGCAGGTACTTCATGAACAACCCCGAGCCGTCGTCGCCCCAGTCGTGCCAGAAGCCGGACGCCTCGAGCCGCTCGTAGAAGTCCTTGTCCTTCTCCGCCATCGCCTCGTACGCCGGGATCTGGAACTCGTGCAGGATCCGGTACGGCAGCGAGGCGAAGATCAGGTCGGCCTTCTCGGTCGTCACTCCGGCCTCGAGCGCACGCTCGGAGTAGAGGTCGCCGAGGCCGTACTCCATGAGCGAGTCCGACTTCACGATGTGCGTCGAGGACCGCTGCACCATCGTCACGTCGGCGCCGTGCTCCCACAGCGCCCCGCAGATGTCGAAGGCCGAGTTGTTCGAGCCGATGACGACGCACCTCTTGCCGGCGTACGCGTCGGGGCCGGGGTGCTGCGAGGAGTGGTGCTGGTCGCCTCGGAAGGCGTCCTGGCCGGGCAGCGTCGGGATGTTCGGCTTGCCGGACATGCCGGTGGCGAGCACCAGCTGCTGC
This genomic window from Nocardioides anomalus contains:
- a CDS encoding MFS transporter; the protein is MTATEEPATTPLLAAPYRSATIGMVGLIFLAAFEALAVTTIMPSVSADLDGRAWFSAAFSATLAASVVGMVAGGLWADRTGPRRPLVVSTLVFVLGLLLAGLAPNIELFVAARFLQGLGSGAAIVAVYVAVARIFAPVDHPRIFGAFAAAWVIPSMVGPTLAGVVNDTVGWRWVFLGVVGLALLSAVTLVPALRTMVDDPSPTPVATGGRLVLAVVVAGAVVVLDLAGRASAALGSVVAAGAVVVVLLAVRPLLPAGTLLLRRGLPAVVALRGVIAATFFATEIYLPYLLQEQYDVRPWLSGATLTVGALGWSAASEVQARLGSRLTHAAALRTGSTLLAVGVGAELAAAALRLSPVLIGAAWVLAGAGMGLMFPRITSAVLAASSEREQGGNSAAVSISDAVGGATAISLSGLLFTAVGTSADLAPFLAALTLTTALAVGAVLVSRRTG
- a CDS encoding flavin-containing monooxygenase, translating into MTQTEERPSAATTADDRATAWFAAFEDALRARDVDRASSLFAATSFWRDLVSFTWNLKTVEDPGGVADLLTQTLEATDPSGFALTESATEEDGVVTAWFRFDTAVGRGVGLARLVSEDGRDRAWTFLTSLQELKGHEEPRGTRRPMGAQHGADRDRQTWKERRQEEAESLGSTTQPYVLVVGGGQGGIALGSRLRQLDVPALVIDKHPRPGDQWRNRYKSLCLHDPVWYDHLPYLKFPDNWPVFAPKDKIGDWLESYVTTMEVPYWSSTVATSATYSEETGEWTVEVEREGQPLTLRPQQLVLATGMSGKPNIPTLPGQDAFRGDQHHSSQHPGPDAYAGKRCVVIGSNNSAFDICGALWEHGADVTMVQRSSTHIVKSDSLMEYGLGDLYSERALEAGVTTEKADLIFASLPYRILHEFQIPAYEAMAEKDKDFYERLEASGFWHDWGDDGSGLFMKYLRRGSGYYIDVGAADLVANGDVKLVHGQVTHLTEDSVVLDDGTELPADLVVYATGYGSMNGWAADLISQEVADRVGKVWGLGSDTTKDPGPWEGEQRNMWKPTQVESLWFHGGNLHQSRHYSLYLALQLKARHEGIATPVYGKQEVHHLA